The Osmerus eperlanus chromosome 22, fOsmEpe2.1, whole genome shotgun sequence genome window below encodes:
- the c22h6orf120 gene encoding UPF0669 protein C6orf120 homolog, whose translation MVLSSCLLAVAVFLSQARGFLHPSEEDAVSEEWLLLHVVQGHIGAGNYSYLRLNHDGRIILLLRSLKGDADLYVSDKTLRPSFDTYKLQSVTCGKDAVVVPRDFIRPVGIGIYGHPSHQESEFEMRVFYDQTAPKDHFDKSFYTSEDRIRPQKYRQAPDEDFEEEESIFWTILIGLLKIILEILF comes from the coding sequence ATGGTGTTGTCCAGCTGTCTCCTGGCAGTTGCTGTCTTCCTGTCCCAGGCCAGGGGATTCCTGCATCCTTCAGAGGAAGATGCTGTCTCTGAGGAATGGCTGCTGCTGCATGTGGTCCAGGGCCACATAGGGGCCGGTAACTACAGCTACTTGCGTCTTAACCACGATGGTAGGATCATTCTGCTTTTGCGTAGCCTGAAAGGAGACGCTGACCTATATGTGTCCGACAAGACCCTGCGACCAAGTTTTGACACTTACAAACTGCAGTCGGTGACATGCGGTAAAGATGCAGTTGTGGTACCCAGGGACTTTATAAGGCCAGTTGGGATTGGAATCTATGGACACCCATCCCACCAGGAGAGTGAGTTTGAGATGCGTGTGTTTTATGATCAGACTGCTCCCAAAGATCATTTTGATAAAAGCTTTTACACATCAGAGGACAGAATAAGGCCACAGAAATACCGCCAAGCACCAGATGAAGactttgaggaggaggagtcaaTTTTCTGGACTATTTTAATTGGacttttgaagattattcttgAAATTTTGTTCTAA